ATTGACAACTTTGTTGGATTTTGGCGGGCAGGAGCGACAATATATTTCATTTGCTGAAACTGATTTTCAATTACTAAAAAACGAATATATTTTTGCAGCCATTGGACATGGAGGTTATGCAGAACAAAGGATCCGCGAAAAAGGATTTGAAGTCATGATTTTTAATCAAAATCCTAAAATTTCTAATTTAAAAAATGTTTGGATGCTCTATAAATGGTTTAAAAAAATGAAACCGGATGTAGTTCATACCGCAGCAGCCGAAGCCAATTTTCATGGTATTCTGGCTGCAAAATTAGCAGGTGTTAAAATAATAATTGGAGAAGAGATTGGTTTTCCTAATCATTCCCTTAAAGCTAAATTGATTTTTAAAATTGTTTATAAATTCACGTATAAAGTTATTTGTGTTTCAAAAGCAGTCAAAAATTTTCTGATGACAACTACTGAAATTACATCCGAAAAAGGAGTTGTGATTTATAATCCGGTGAGTCATGTAATACCAATAATTAAAAAAATACCTAAGGAATTTACAATTGTTACCGTGGGACGTTTTGAAAAAATAAAAAATCAAGGACTTTTGATTAAAGCATTTTCGCAACTAGAAAACAGAACTACTAAATTAATTTTGGTCGGTGAAGGATCGCAAAGGAAATATTTAGAGCGCTTAATAACTATTTTAAACCTTCAAGGCAGAGTAACTCTTACGGGCTTTGTGCCAAATCCAGAAAAGTATCTGTCGCAATCACATCTTTTTGTGCTTCCATCACTTTCAGAAGGATTTGGTATTGCAGTAGTGGAAGCAATGCAACAAGAAATGGCATGTTTATGTTCAAATGTTGGTGGAATACCTGAATTTATAACTCATAATGAAACCGGTTGGTTGTTTGATCCATATAATGAAAAGGAATTAATAGATCAACTGAATGCTATTATTGCAACTCCTTACATTGAAATTCAAAAGATTGCACAACATGCCAAAAAGGCTGTTGAAAATCGTTTTACGATAAAGAAATACGTTGAAAATTTAGAAAATATTTATCAAATGTAATCATGATTAGAATTATAAACATAATCGATACAATGAGTTCAGGAGGGGTTGAACGCAGGCGCTTGTCAATGGCTAAATTATTAGACAAATCTAAATTTGAATTAAAGATCATCTGTACAAATGCAGTTGGACCTTTTCCTGAAGAAATCCGAAAACACGGTGTTGAAGTTATCGCTATTGGAGATTTGAATTCTTTTTTAGATTATAAGCAACATCAAAAAGTCTTGAAAATCATTGAAGAATTTAAACCGCATATTATGCATGGTGCCGTTTTTGAAGGAGTTACCATGGCAGCAATAAATGGTTTTTTGAAGCGTGTTCCTATAATTATTCTCGAAGAGACTTCTGATCCCCAAAATCGAAGGTGGAAAGGTAATTTATTACTAAAAATTTTATGTTTTACAGCCGATAAAGTGATTGGCGTGTCCCCTGCTTCTACGGATTATCTTAAAAATAAATTACAGCTGCCTCATCATAAAATTCTTTTGATTACCAATGGTGTCTTGGTTCCGCAAATGGTTCCGCAAATGATCAAACAAAAATTAAAACAAAAATACAAGATTAGTGCTGATGAAATTGTAATCGGTTCTGTCGGACGAATGTCTTCGGATGCACACAAAAGATTCTCAGATTTGATAAGAGCTTTTGCTATTCTTGTTAAAAAACAACACAAGATAAAGTTACTTTTAGTAGGTGATGGCCGACAAATTGTTAACTATAAACAATTAGTTGTAGAACTTCAAATTCAGGACAATGTAATTTTTGCAGGTTATCAAAATGAAATATCCGATTATTATGCCGTTTTTGATGTTTTTTGTCTGGTTTCTGCTTATGAAGCTTTTGGTTTAGTTTTAGCAGAAGCCATGTTTCATAAATTGCCTGTTGTAGCTACTAGAGTAGGCGGAATGCAACATATTGTTGATGATAATCATACGGGTTTTTTAGTTGATAAATTTGATGTAAAAGCTATTTCAGAAAAATTACAAATCTTATGTGAGGATGTTAACCTTAGAACATTATTTGGAAATAATGGTTTTGAGAAAGCGATGATCAATTACACCGAAGAGCGATATGTAAACGATGTGGAGAACTTGTATCTAGAATTGGTCCGGAAAAAGAAAATTAATTTAAAATAATTTAGATTTTGGTTCAAGATAGAATTTATTTGCCAGGATTAAATAGGTTGAGAGCTATTGCTGCATTATGTGTGATTCTAGCACATTTATCAGAGCAATTAGTGGAAAAAGGCTTGTTTAAAAGAAATTATTTTGGTCATTTTGGAGGATATTCAGTTACCATTTTCTTTACGTTAAGTGGGTTTTTAATTACCTATTTACTCCTAAAGGAGATTGAGTTTCAATCCAAAATTGATGTCAAAAAGTTTTACATCAGAAGAATTTTAAGGATTTGGCCTCTCTATTTTTTATTTATTTTTTTGATTGCAATAGTCATGAATTTTAAGATGCCAAACACTATTTGGTATTATATTTTTATTTTGCCAAACATTCCTTTTGCAATTCATTTGTCAGGAAAAGCATTAACCACCATTCCGTTGTTAATACATTATTGGTCCTTGGGTGTTGAAGAACAGTTTTATGCATTTTGGCCTTGGTTGATAAAATTTTCTTCAAAAATTAAAAGAACAATAATCATTTTTTGTGTAGCTTATTTTGGTTTGAAAATTTGTTTGTCCATACTTCATGCACCAATTGTTTGGCAGTCCATATTACTTCACACTCGATTTTGTTGTTTGGGAATAGGGGGTGTAGGTGCATGTGTTTATTTTGAAAACAATTCAATATTAGCCTTTATAAAAAATCGAATCGTTGAGTTTTCTGCTTGGCTTTTGGTGATACTTTTTTTAATGAATCAAATTAGAGTTTTCTCAATTGTGAATAATGAAATTATTTCGATTCTTGTGGTAATCCTCATTATCAATCAAATATACAATCCAAAGACAATAATTTATTTAGAAAACAGGTGTTTTGATTATTTAGGGAAAATTTCTTATGGTCTTTATATATATAATCCATTGATCATATATTTTCTTAATTTTTATTTATTTGATGTTAACTGTAAGAATGTATATATAAAATCGATGCTTATTATTGTTACGACCTTTAGTCTTGTAATTCTGGTGTCGCACATTTCATATTTTTATTTTGAAAAACATTTTTTAAAAATTAAACACAGATTTGCAACTGTTGAAAGTTGTTCTAGTAAACTAAATCCACTTGAAATACAAAGAGCATAATGAAGGAACGAATTTATTTGCCAGGATTGAATGGGTTGAGAGTCATTGCCGCTATGGCAGTTGTAATTACCCATATCAATAACAGGTTGGATTATTTTGGATTGCCTAAAGCACCATTACTTGATTTAGCAAGCTATGGGGTAACTGTTTTTTTTACACTCAGCGGGTTTTTGATTACGTATTTATTGCTGAAGGAATTTGAGTTAACGGGCACAATAAACATGAAAAAATTCTATATGAGAAGGATTTTGCGTATTTGGCCTCTATATTATTTGTATCTGTTTATTGTGATTTTGTTGAATGGTATTGCCAACATCCAATGGCCCATTTTGTTTTATGTTTTGATAGTTCCGAATTTCAAAAATTCATTTGTAGGGCTAATAAATACTAGTGTTGGCAATAAAATAATGACTTTTATGATTGGCCATTATTGGTCATTGGGCGTAGAAGAACAATTTTATGCTTTTTGGCCTTGGATAGTTAAAAAGAGTAACAAAATATTCCAGTTTTTAATTTTATTTCCAATTGCGTTCGTTCTACTGAAATTGATTCTCCGGATTTTTCACGCGCCGTATAATATCCTTGTTTTTGTAAATTACACTCGTTTTGGATGCCTTGTAATAGGAGGATTGGGAGCATATCTGTATTTTAAAAACAGTCAAAAACTGAAAATCATAAATAACCGTTGGATTGAGTTTTTAGCTTGGGTGTTTTTTGTCATTGTAGCCACCAACAAATTTCACATTACTTCCATAATTGATCACGAGATAATTGCTTTTTTTACTTTAATCATCATTTTTAATCAAATCAATAATCCAGATAAATTAATTTCTTTAGAAAATAAAGTATTTGATTATTTAGGGAAAATTTCGTTTGGATTATATGTTTACAACCCTTTGGTAATCTATTTAATGGCACTTATTTTTAATTATTTTGTAATTGAAAATCAAATAATAAAACTATTGTTAATTTATCTTTTGGTTATTCCAGCCATCATTTTGGTGGCTCATTTATCCTATCATTATTTTGAAAAGCGATTTTTAAAATTAAAAAGCAACTATACCACTATTCAAAGTGCAGCCAGTAAATCCGAAAATCTTTTATGAAAAATGTACTCTTCATAACGTGGGATGGACCGCAAACCAATTATATGGAAGGATTGTTCATGCCCATTTTAAGCCAAGTCCAATCACAATCCCAATATGTTTTTCATGTCGTGCAATTTACGTGGGGAACTTCTGAAAGAATGGCAATTACGCAAAAAGCGGCCCAAGAAATGCAATTGGTTTACACACCAAGAACCATTGTTAGAAAACCCATGACTATTTTAGGCAACCTGCTTACACTTTACAAAGGCATCCTTTTTTTAAAAAAATACATTAAAAAAAATAATATTGCCATTGTAATGCCGAGAAGTACGATGCCGGCCATAATGGTCAATAGAATAGCAAAACAAAATTTCAAAGTGGTATTTGATGCTGATGGATTGCCAATAGAAGAGCGGGTTGATTTTTCAGGTTTGTCACGAAATAGCCAACAGTATTTGTTTTTTAAGAAAGAGGAAAACGAAATGCTGAAACGAGCTAATGTCGTTTTGACACGCTCGCACGAAGCTGTAAAGATTCATTCCCAAACAATTGGAAATGCTGATTTAGGAAAATTTTCGGTAGTACTTAACGGAAGAAACATCAATTTTTTTAAACCCAATGTCTCCACAAGAGAAAAAATAAGAAAAGAGTTGTATATATCAAGTCAAACTAAAGTTTTGGTGTATTGTGGTTCACTAGGCCCTCAGTATGGCTGGAACGAAATGATGGCTATTTTCAGCAACTATCAAGAAAAAAATCCGAATTCCCTATTTTTGATTCTAACCGGAAACATGACTTTTGCCCAAGAAAGAATTCCAAACGAAATGAAACAATCCATTATTGTGAAGAACGTTCCTTTTGCCGAAGTTCCCAGTTATCTTTCAGTTGCCGATGTGGCCTTTGCGATTAGGAAACCCAAATTGAGTATGTTGGGGGTTGCTCCAATCAAGCTTGGGGAATACCTGTTGATGGGCATACCGACTATTGCATCAGTAGGAATTGGCGATACTGAGCAAATTTTGAATAATATTCCGAATTGTTTTTTATATCAGCATCTAAATCCCAATCGTGTTGAAGATGCGGTTGTGTTTATCGAAAATTTAGGAGATACTAATTTTGAAGAAAGACGAAAGTATGCCATTCCTTTTTGTTCGATAGAAAAAAGTGCGAATAGTTATTGCAACGCTTTAGATAAATTAAAATGAAAGTACTTTATTTAACAAAATACAGCCGAAATGGTGCTAGCAGTAGGTTGCGGAGTTACCAATATTTCCCTTTTTTGGAAGCCAAAGGAATACAGGTTACAGTTAGCCCTTTTTTTGATGAAGAGTATTTAACTAATCTATATTCCGGAAAACGAATAGCAAAACGAAAGCTTTTTAAATACTATCTAAACCGATTTTTCAAGCTGTTTTCTATTTATAAATACGATAGAATTGTTATCGAAAAAGAACTTTTTCCTTATTTTTTTAGTTGGTTTGAGAAAATTTTAGGACTATTGAACATAAAATACATTGTTGATTATGACGATGCCATCTTTCATAATTATGATTTAAGCACCAACAAATTAATCTTGTTTTTATTGAAAAACAAGATTAATAATGTTATGAAACACAGCGGTTGTGTGGTAGCAGGAAATAGTTATTTGGCAGAAAGAGCTAAAGATTCAGGGGCTAAAAAAATTCTATTACTTCCAACAGTAATAGATGTCGATTTGTATAGAGCCAAAACCAATTATGCAAGCTCCAAGATAGTTATTGGTTGGATTGGTTCTCCATCCACTTTCAAATATGTCAAAAGCTGCAAAGCCGTTTTTTCGAAATTATTCCCAAAACATCATATTGAACTGCACATCATAGGTGCCACGGAAGATCTTGGATTAGGCACAAATATAAAATACTTGAAATGGACAGAAGAATGCGAAGTTGATTTGATTTCACAATTTGACATAGGAATCATGCCACTCGAAAATACGCCTTGGGAATTAGGAAAGTGTGCCTATAAATTAATTCAATATATGGGCTGCGGGCTTCCTGTAGTTGCCTCGGCAGTGGGGATGAACAAGTTAGTTGTTGATGACGGAATGAATGGTTTTTTGGTACAGGTTGAAGAACAATGGATAGACAAGTTAACTCAATTAATTGAAGACGCTGCATTAAGAGAACAGTTCGGGAAAAGAGGTAGAGCAAAAGTAGAAGCTCAATTTAGTGTTCAAAAAAATAGTACTGTTTTACTATCTTTTTTAATT
This region of Flavobacterium lacustre genomic DNA includes:
- a CDS encoding glycosyltransferase family 4 protein, whose product is MKIIRLTTLLDFGGQERQYISFAETDFQLLKNEYIFAAIGHGGYAEQRIREKGFEVMIFNQNPKISNLKNVWMLYKWFKKMKPDVVHTAAAEANFHGILAAKLAGVKIIIGEEIGFPNHSLKAKLIFKIVYKFTYKVICVSKAVKNFLMTTTEITSEKGVVIYNPVSHVIPIIKKIPKEFTIVTVGRFEKIKNQGLLIKAFSQLENRTTKLILVGEGSQRKYLERLITILNLQGRVTLTGFVPNPEKYLSQSHLFVLPSLSEGFGIAVVEAMQQEMACLCSNVGGIPEFITHNETGWLFDPYNEKELIDQLNAIIATPYIEIQKIAQHAKKAVENRFTIKKYVENLENIYQM
- a CDS encoding glycosyltransferase — its product is MIRIINIIDTMSSGGVERRRLSMAKLLDKSKFELKIICTNAVGPFPEEIRKHGVEVIAIGDLNSFLDYKQHQKVLKIIEEFKPHIMHGAVFEGVTMAAINGFLKRVPIIILEETSDPQNRRWKGNLLLKILCFTADKVIGVSPASTDYLKNKLQLPHHKILLITNGVLVPQMVPQMIKQKLKQKYKISADEIVIGSVGRMSSDAHKRFSDLIRAFAILVKKQHKIKLLLVGDGRQIVNYKQLVVELQIQDNVIFAGYQNEISDYYAVFDVFCLVSAYEAFGLVLAEAMFHKLPVVATRVGGMQHIVDDNHTGFLVDKFDVKAISEKLQILCEDVNLRTLFGNNGFEKAMINYTEERYVNDVENLYLELVRKKKINLK
- a CDS encoding acyltransferase family protein is translated as MVQDRIYLPGLNRLRAIAALCVILAHLSEQLVEKGLFKRNYFGHFGGYSVTIFFTLSGFLITYLLLKEIEFQSKIDVKKFYIRRILRIWPLYFLFIFLIAIVMNFKMPNTIWYYIFILPNIPFAIHLSGKALTTIPLLIHYWSLGVEEQFYAFWPWLIKFSSKIKRTIIIFCVAYFGLKICLSILHAPIVWQSILLHTRFCCLGIGGVGACVYFENNSILAFIKNRIVEFSAWLLVILFLMNQIRVFSIVNNEIISILVVILIINQIYNPKTIIYLENRCFDYLGKISYGLYIYNPLIIYFLNFYLFDVNCKNVYIKSMLIIVTTFSLVILVSHISYFYFEKHFLKIKHRFATVESCSSKLNPLEIQRA
- a CDS encoding acyltransferase family protein, with product MKERIYLPGLNGLRVIAAMAVVITHINNRLDYFGLPKAPLLDLASYGVTVFFTLSGFLITYLLLKEFELTGTINMKKFYMRRILRIWPLYYLYLFIVILLNGIANIQWPILFYVLIVPNFKNSFVGLINTSVGNKIMTFMIGHYWSLGVEEQFYAFWPWIVKKSNKIFQFLILFPIAFVLLKLILRIFHAPYNILVFVNYTRFGCLVIGGLGAYLYFKNSQKLKIINNRWIEFLAWVFFVIVATNKFHITSIIDHEIIAFFTLIIIFNQINNPDKLISLENKVFDYLGKISFGLYVYNPLVIYLMALIFNYFVIENQIIKLLLIYLLVIPAIILVAHLSYHYFEKRFLKLKSNYTTIQSAASKSENLL
- a CDS encoding glycosyltransferase family 4 protein codes for the protein MKVLYLTKYSRNGASSRLRSYQYFPFLEAKGIQVTVSPFFDEEYLTNLYSGKRIAKRKLFKYYLNRFFKLFSIYKYDRIVIEKELFPYFFSWFEKILGLLNIKYIVDYDDAIFHNYDLSTNKLILFLLKNKINNVMKHSGCVVAGNSYLAERAKDSGAKKILLLPTVIDVDLYRAKTNYASSKIVIGWIGSPSTFKYVKSCKAVFSKLFPKHHIELHIIGATEDLGLGTNIKYLKWTEECEVDLISQFDIGIMPLENTPWELGKCAYKLIQYMGCGLPVVASAVGMNKLVVDDGMNGFLVQVEEQWIDKLTQLIEDAALREQFGKRGRAKVEAQFSVQKNSTVLLSFLIDE